The following are encoded together in the Oryzias melastigma strain HK-1 linkage group LG17, ASM292280v2, whole genome shotgun sequence genome:
- the tox4a gene encoding TOX high mobility group box family member 4 isoform X1 has product MELNFYSDLSDGCAQNVEFLDSQPYGGFSEDNKFTEAGDRYLSMSGESHSFLSAEQTFHTPSLGDEVFEIPPISLDPDQALSISDAHFELSDGAGVSSGSKSLVSNLVAEANDPSFASTFINSGSHGLEHMNLGAVHQGGGTALLSSSALELGNSTGSHFSSSSPMTIDVQLADIGPGLLGSSQLATINPSELALGLCGDNIGRHPEMPEQPLSATPSPAGSLQDEDMNDFRRSVLVEAPMSLSSSPLLSHMPFHPTPPSSAQPAAARRGLGKPAAATEAPKKGRKKKDPNEPQKPVSAYALFFRDTQAAIKGQNPNASFGEVSKIVASMWDSLAEDQKQVYKRKTEAAKKEYLKALAAYKANQLSQPSSEEMESAPSPPPSSHPTPPPPGNYSLHPALASTSVDVNTLASVCSSNIILDVPEVTMAGAGATAPAAPTITKIIIPKHILQGGGQVLTVLPGGVRSLQPTLVVAGATRQPPPLQQMLTAPPPPRLQQMAPAPPPLQAKPREGGPASAQPASITATPPPPLQIKIVPATIQDKGDVLLHAVSASARSEEAANFAETAGNTDDDVTEVLHSEEEEMEVSGYDDVKSLCVRAGCNNPAVDSEDWDREYCSNECVATHCRDVFQAWCSIKNQSVATVK; this is encoded by the exons ATGGAGCTGAATTTTTACTCGGATCTGTCGGATGGCTGTGCTCAGAATGTGGAGTTTCTGGACAGCCAGCCTTATGGTGGATTCTCAGAGGACAACAAG tttacagAAGCAGGAGACCGTTATCTCTCCATGAGCGGTGAAAGTCACTCGTTTTTGTCAGCGGAG CAGACATTCCACACTCCTAGCCTGGGGGATGAGGTGTTCGAGATTCCTCCCATTTCCCTGGATCCAGACCAGGCTTTGAGCATCAGTGATGCCCACTTTGAGCTGTCAGATGGGGCTGGTGTCTCCTCAGGCTCCAAGAGTCTCGTTAGTAACCTTGTTGCCGAGGCCAACGACCCATCCTTTGCCTCCACCTTCATCAACTCTGGATCTCATGGTCTGGAGCACATGAACCTTGGAGCCGTCCACCAGGGTGGAGGCACCGCCCTCCTGAGCTCATCAGCTCTG GAACTTGGGAACTCCACTGGCTCACACTTCAGCAGTTCGTCTCCGATGACCATCGATGTGCAGCTCGCTGACATCGGGCCGGGTCTTCTTGGAAGCAGCCAGCTTGCCACAATTAACCCGTCGGAGCTGGCTCTGGGTCTCTGCGGCGACAACATTGGGCGCCATCCGGAGATGCCTGAGCAGCCATTGTCAGCGACGCCGTCGCCTGCTGGCTCTTTACAAGATGAGGATATGAACGACTTTAGG AGAAGTGTGTTGGTGGAAGCCCCCATGTCTCTGTCCTCGTCCCCCCTGCTCTCCCACATGCCCTTCCACCCAACCCCGCCGTCCTCCGCTCAACCCGCCGCGGCCCGAAGAGGCCTCGGGAAGCCTGCCGCTGCAACCGAGGCGCCGAAGAAGGGAAGAAAGAAGAAGGATCCCAACGAGCCGCAGAAGCCCGTGTCGGCGTACGCTCTGTTCTTCAGAGACACTCAGGCTGCCATCAAAGGCCAGAACCCTAACGCCTCCTTCGGGGAGGTGTCAAAAATCGTGGCGTCCATGTGGGACAGCCTGGCTGAGGATCAGAAACAG GTTTATAAAAGGAAAACGGAGGCGGCTAAAAAGGAGTATTTGAAAGCGCTCGCCGCGTACAAAGCTAACCAGCTCTCTCAG CCTTCCTCTGAGGAGATGGAGTCTGCTCCTTCACCTCCACCATCATCCCATccaaccccgcccccacctgGTAACTACTCCCTCCACCCAGCTCTAGCTAGCACCAGCGTGGACGTCAACACCCTCGCCAGTGTTTGTTCTTCCAACATCATCCTGGACGTTCCCGAGGTGACCATGGCGGGAGCCGGCGCCACGGCGCCCGCGGCCCCTACCATCACCAAGATCATAATCCCCAAGCACATCCTTCAGGGAGGGGGCCAGGTGCTGACCGTGCTACCTGGAGGGGTCCGTTCCCTGCAGCCCACCCTGGTGGTGGCGGGCGCCACCCGGCAGCCCCCGCCGCTGCAGCAGATGCTGACTGCGCCGCCTCCCCCTCggctccagcagatggcgcccgCCCCCCCGCCGCTGCAGGCCAAACCCCGGGAGGGAGGCCCCGCCTCAGCACAACCCGCGTCCATCACGGCGACTCCCCCACCTCCACTTCAGATTAAGATTGTGCCCGCAACAATTCAGGACAAAGGCGATGTTCTGCTGCACGCCGTGAGCGCTTCTGCCCGATCGGAGGAGGCGGCGAACTTTGCAGAGACGGCAGGAAATACAGATGATGATGTCACCGAAGTGCTGCATTCAGAAGAG GAAGAGATGGAGGTGAGTGGATACGATGATGTGAAGAGTCTGTGCGTGAGGGCCGGCTGCAATAACCCCGCTGTGGACAGTGAAGACTGGGACAGAGAGTACTGCAGCAACGAATGTGTGGCCACTCACTGCAG aGATGTGTTTCAGGCGTGGTGCTCCATCAAGAATCAGTCTGTGGCAACAGTGAAGTGA
- the tox4a gene encoding TOX high mobility group box family member 4 isoform X2, whose amino-acid sequence MELNFYSDLSDGCAQNVEFLDSQPYGGFSEDNKFTEAGDRYLSMSGESHSFLSAETFHTPSLGDEVFEIPPISLDPDQALSISDAHFELSDGAGVSSGSKSLVSNLVAEANDPSFASTFINSGSHGLEHMNLGAVHQGGGTALLSSSALELGNSTGSHFSSSSPMTIDVQLADIGPGLLGSSQLATINPSELALGLCGDNIGRHPEMPEQPLSATPSPAGSLQDEDMNDFRRSVLVEAPMSLSSSPLLSHMPFHPTPPSSAQPAAARRGLGKPAAATEAPKKGRKKKDPNEPQKPVSAYALFFRDTQAAIKGQNPNASFGEVSKIVASMWDSLAEDQKQVYKRKTEAAKKEYLKALAAYKANQLSQPSSEEMESAPSPPPSSHPTPPPPGNYSLHPALASTSVDVNTLASVCSSNIILDVPEVTMAGAGATAPAAPTITKIIIPKHILQGGGQVLTVLPGGVRSLQPTLVVAGATRQPPPLQQMLTAPPPPRLQQMAPAPPPLQAKPREGGPASAQPASITATPPPPLQIKIVPATIQDKGDVLLHAVSASARSEEAANFAETAGNTDDDVTEVLHSEEEEMEVSGYDDVKSLCVRAGCNNPAVDSEDWDREYCSNECVATHCRDVFQAWCSIKNQSVATVK is encoded by the exons ATGGAGCTGAATTTTTACTCGGATCTGTCGGATGGCTGTGCTCAGAATGTGGAGTTTCTGGACAGCCAGCCTTATGGTGGATTCTCAGAGGACAACAAG tttacagAAGCAGGAGACCGTTATCTCTCCATGAGCGGTGAAAGTCACTCGTTTTTGTCAGCGGAG ACATTCCACACTCCTAGCCTGGGGGATGAGGTGTTCGAGATTCCTCCCATTTCCCTGGATCCAGACCAGGCTTTGAGCATCAGTGATGCCCACTTTGAGCTGTCAGATGGGGCTGGTGTCTCCTCAGGCTCCAAGAGTCTCGTTAGTAACCTTGTTGCCGAGGCCAACGACCCATCCTTTGCCTCCACCTTCATCAACTCTGGATCTCATGGTCTGGAGCACATGAACCTTGGAGCCGTCCACCAGGGTGGAGGCACCGCCCTCCTGAGCTCATCAGCTCTG GAACTTGGGAACTCCACTGGCTCACACTTCAGCAGTTCGTCTCCGATGACCATCGATGTGCAGCTCGCTGACATCGGGCCGGGTCTTCTTGGAAGCAGCCAGCTTGCCACAATTAACCCGTCGGAGCTGGCTCTGGGTCTCTGCGGCGACAACATTGGGCGCCATCCGGAGATGCCTGAGCAGCCATTGTCAGCGACGCCGTCGCCTGCTGGCTCTTTACAAGATGAGGATATGAACGACTTTAGG AGAAGTGTGTTGGTGGAAGCCCCCATGTCTCTGTCCTCGTCCCCCCTGCTCTCCCACATGCCCTTCCACCCAACCCCGCCGTCCTCCGCTCAACCCGCCGCGGCCCGAAGAGGCCTCGGGAAGCCTGCCGCTGCAACCGAGGCGCCGAAGAAGGGAAGAAAGAAGAAGGATCCCAACGAGCCGCAGAAGCCCGTGTCGGCGTACGCTCTGTTCTTCAGAGACACTCAGGCTGCCATCAAAGGCCAGAACCCTAACGCCTCCTTCGGGGAGGTGTCAAAAATCGTGGCGTCCATGTGGGACAGCCTGGCTGAGGATCAGAAACAG GTTTATAAAAGGAAAACGGAGGCGGCTAAAAAGGAGTATTTGAAAGCGCTCGCCGCGTACAAAGCTAACCAGCTCTCTCAG CCTTCCTCTGAGGAGATGGAGTCTGCTCCTTCACCTCCACCATCATCCCATccaaccccgcccccacctgGTAACTACTCCCTCCACCCAGCTCTAGCTAGCACCAGCGTGGACGTCAACACCCTCGCCAGTGTTTGTTCTTCCAACATCATCCTGGACGTTCCCGAGGTGACCATGGCGGGAGCCGGCGCCACGGCGCCCGCGGCCCCTACCATCACCAAGATCATAATCCCCAAGCACATCCTTCAGGGAGGGGGCCAGGTGCTGACCGTGCTACCTGGAGGGGTCCGTTCCCTGCAGCCCACCCTGGTGGTGGCGGGCGCCACCCGGCAGCCCCCGCCGCTGCAGCAGATGCTGACTGCGCCGCCTCCCCCTCggctccagcagatggcgcccgCCCCCCCGCCGCTGCAGGCCAAACCCCGGGAGGGAGGCCCCGCCTCAGCACAACCCGCGTCCATCACGGCGACTCCCCCACCTCCACTTCAGATTAAGATTGTGCCCGCAACAATTCAGGACAAAGGCGATGTTCTGCTGCACGCCGTGAGCGCTTCTGCCCGATCGGAGGAGGCGGCGAACTTTGCAGAGACGGCAGGAAATACAGATGATGATGTCACCGAAGTGCTGCATTCAGAAGAG GAAGAGATGGAGGTGAGTGGATACGATGATGTGAAGAGTCTGTGCGTGAGGGCCGGCTGCAATAACCCCGCTGTGGACAGTGAAGACTGGGACAGAGAGTACTGCAGCAACGAATGTGTGGCCACTCACTGCAG aGATGTGTTTCAGGCGTGGTGCTCCATCAAGAATCAGTCTGTGGCAACAGTGAAGTGA